From one Triticum urartu cultivar G1812 chromosome 3, Tu2.1, whole genome shotgun sequence genomic stretch:
- the LOC125546775 gene encoding putative cyclin-dependent kinase F-2 has translation MDTRNSVTDTSFYQQERGSGNLEPGGGRGKTPNGGQFGFQFFDAPSMKRCVSLYMRSCLLGLGFAESRLGAGKFGAVVKARCRATGQLVAIKSLHDPVDPHEVLGEARFLEACGGQPHIVGFRGVTLDYVTDELCLVMDYVEGKSLKVLLSERGGGLPEATVCTFMWQLLTAAKKMHRCHIVHRDINPANILVGGDEAGGFVKICDFGVAMSMSEAPPYEEEVGMGEYRAPEMLLGKEDYDALVDTWSLGCVMAEMLSGKRIFRAAEFISLFQRIYEVVGVPDDTTWPGFTSLPHAAPPPLVPGQKSTLRDLFPEETLSTEGFKVLNGLLTCNPDKRLKAATALKLPWFATAAANAHPSAPTAAAKIDTMAVSIKEEVVEFAPLMPPRRESRPRRC, from the exons ATGGATACAAGGAATTCAGTCACAGATACAAGTTTCTATcagcaagaaaggggatctgggaATCTAGAGCCGGGAGGTGGGAGAGGGAAAACGCCCAACGGCGGCCAGTTCGGGTTCCAGTTCTTCGATGCCCCTTCCATGAAGCGATGTGTTTCTCTATATATGAGGTCATGCCTCCTTGGGTTGGGCTTTGCA GAGTCGCGCCTCGGTGCAGGCAAGTTCGGCGCCGTCGTCAAGGCGCGGTGCCGCGCCACCGGCCAGCTCGTCGCCATCAAGTCCCTCCACGACCCCGTCGACCCCCACGAGGTGCTTGGGGAGGCCCGCTTCCTCGAGGCCTGCGGCGGCCAACCGCACATCGTCGGCTTCCGCGGCGTCACGCTCGACTACGTGACCGACGAGCTCTGCCTCGTCATGGACTACGTCGAGGGCAAGAGCCTCAAAGTTCTCCTGAGCGAGAGGGGCGGCGGGCTCCCGGAGGCCACGGTGTGCACCTTCATGTGGCAGCTCCTCACGGCCGCCAAGAAGATGCACCGGTGTCACATCGTCCACCGCGACATCAATCCTGCCAACATCCTCGTCGGAGGGGACGAAGCCGGAGGATTCGTCAAGATCTGCGATTTTGGCGTCGCCATGTCCATGTCGGAGGCGCCGCCGTACGAGGAGGAGGTTGGCATGGGCGAGTACCGGGCGCCCGAGATGCTCCTTGGAAAAGAGGACTACGACGCGCTCGTCGACACATGGTCTCTTGGGTGCGTCATGGCGGAGATGCTCTCGGGCAAGAGGATTTTCCGGGCCGCCGAATTCATATCTCTGTTCCAAAGGATCTACGAAGTGGTGGGCGTGCCGGACGACACGACGTGGCCGGGGTTCACGTCGCTGCCgcacgccgccccgccgccgctggtgccggGGCAGAAGAGCACGCTGCGAGATCTGTTCCCGGAGGAGACACTGTCCACGGAGGGATTCAAGGTCCTCAACGGTCTTCTTACATGCAACCCCGACAAGCGGCTGAAGGCGGCCACCGCGCTGAAGCTCCCGTGGTTCGCCACCGCTGCTGCAAACGCCCACCCTTCTGCTCCTACTGCTGCTGCAAAGATCGACACGATGGCAGTGTCCATAAAGGAGGAAGTGGTGGAGTTCGCTCCGTTGATGCCTCCCAGAAGAGAGTCACGGCCAAGAAGATGTTGA